From Methylomonas sp. EFPC3, a single genomic window includes:
- a CDS encoding type VI secretion system accessory protein TagJ produces MLSVSQLIANGELDPALQQTQQQIRQNPADAKLRVLLFQLYCVSGWWDKALNQLNVLRDLDASTLLMVSTYEQVLQCEALRKEVFAARTTPLIFGQPQEWMALMLEALKLESDGNHPLAAELRGRAMQQAPATPGSIDGTPFAWIADADVRLGPSLEAIINGRYYWIPFMQISKIQLEQPTDLRDLVWLPAHFTWVNGGEAEGFIPSRYPGSELADDVRIRLSRLTDWQSVAADAAHGLGQRLLATDVDDYALLDVRSIELAAATEPQ; encoded by the coding sequence ATGCTCAGTGTTTCGCAACTGATCGCAAACGGAGAACTGGATCCCGCTTTGCAGCAAACGCAGCAACAGATTCGCCAGAATCCGGCGGACGCCAAACTGCGGGTTTTATTGTTCCAGTTGTACTGCGTATCGGGCTGGTGGGACAAGGCTCTCAACCAACTCAACGTGTTGCGCGATCTGGATGCATCCACTCTACTGATGGTCAGCACCTACGAGCAGGTTTTACAGTGCGAGGCCTTGCGTAAGGAAGTATTTGCCGCCCGCACCACACCACTGATTTTCGGCCAACCGCAGGAATGGATGGCCCTGATGCTGGAAGCGTTGAAATTGGAAAGTGACGGCAACCACCCCCTCGCAGCGGAATTACGCGGCCGTGCCATGCAACAGGCGCCGGCTACGCCCGGCTCCATCGACGGTACCCCATTCGCCTGGATTGCTGATGCCGACGTTCGGCTCGGTCCCAGTCTGGAGGCGATTATCAATGGCCGTTATTATTGGATTCCCTTCATGCAAATCAGCAAGATTCAGTTGGAACAGCCGACCGACTTGCGCGATTTGGTCTGGCTGCCAGCCCATTTCACCTGGGTTAACGGTGGCGAAGCCGAAGGCTTTATTCCGTCGCGTTACCCCGGTTCGGAACTGGCCGACGATGTCCGGATTCGCCTGTCTCGACTCACCGACTGGCAGTCGGTGGCGGCAGACGCTGCGCACGGCCTTGGCCAACGTTTATTGGCGACCGATGTCGACGATTATGCGCTGTTGGATGTGCGCAGCATCGAACTGGCCGCCGCAACGGAACCGCAATAA
- a CDS encoding type VI secretion system tube protein Hcp: MILLKFATEIKGDSTVEGHADWITIDSLSWGVGRAISTSGAGKDRDTSNPSFSEVAITKSMDVASVDLWMQAICGKSLGTATIHFIQTGGADTKQQVYLEIELSEAIVSGYSQSSGGERPSESISLNFNQAKMKYSTFGEGKSATAGAFKGWDLKKNQTF; the protein is encoded by the coding sequence ATGATTTTATTGAAATTTGCAACCGAAATTAAAGGCGACAGTACCGTCGAGGGCCACGCGGATTGGATCACGATTGATTCCCTGTCATGGGGCGTAGGCCGTGCGATCAGCACCAGCGGCGCCGGTAAAGACCGGGATACCAGCAATCCGTCTTTTTCGGAAGTGGCCATCACCAAAAGCATGGACGTTGCCTCAGTGGACTTGTGGATGCAGGCCATTTGCGGCAAAAGCTTGGGCACTGCGACGATTCATTTCATTCAAACCGGCGGTGCCGATACCAAACAACAGGTCTATTTGGAGATCGAACTTTCGGAAGCCATCGTCAGCGGCTATAGCCAAAGCAGCGGCGGCGAGCGTCCCTCTGAATCGATCTCCCTCAACTTCAACCAGGCCAAAATGAAGTACAGCACCTTCGGCGAAGGCAAATCAGCTACCGCCGGCGCGTTCAAAGGCTGGGACTTGAAGAAAAACCAAACCTTTTAA
- the tssC gene encoding type VI secretion system contractile sheath large subunit: MAELESQSAQGATQTLEFDDFSALLAKEFKPGTEAANQVNTAVATLAQYALKDVAKISDDAIKSIQAIIASLDQKITEQLNLVLHHPDFQKLEGAWRGLHYLVNNTETDEMLKIKVLNISKNELGKTLKKFKGTAWDQSPLFKKLYEEEYGTFGGEPFGCLVGDYHFDHSPQDVELLGEMAKISASAHTPFISGVAPSVLQMESWSELANPRDLTKIFQTPEYAAWRSLRESDDSRYIGLAMPRFLSRLPYGSKTDPVEEFDFEEDTSGADSGKYTWSNAAYAMAVNINRSFKYYGWCSQIRGVESGGAVEGLPVHSFPTDDGGVDMKCPTEIAITDRREAELAKSGFMPLLHKKNTDFAAFIGAQSLQKPAEYEDPDATANANLAARLPYLFATCRFAHYLKCIVRDKIGSFKEREDMESWLNTWISQYVLTNPAVATEKDKARRPLAGAEVVVEEVEGNPGYYQSKFFLRPHYQLEGLTVSLRLTSKLPSQKG, translated from the coding sequence ATGGCAGAATTAGAATCGCAAAGCGCGCAAGGTGCAACCCAAACCCTGGAGTTCGACGATTTCTCCGCATTGCTGGCCAAGGAGTTCAAACCGGGTACCGAGGCGGCGAATCAGGTCAATACCGCCGTAGCGACCCTGGCCCAATACGCCTTGAAGGACGTCGCGAAAATTTCGGACGATGCCATCAAATCGATCCAGGCCATCATCGCCAGTCTGGACCAAAAAATCACCGAGCAGTTGAACTTGGTCCTGCATCACCCCGATTTCCAAAAACTGGAAGGCGCATGGCGGGGACTGCATTATCTGGTTAACAACACCGAAACCGACGAGATGTTGAAAATCAAGGTGTTGAATATTTCCAAAAACGAACTGGGCAAAACCCTGAAAAAATTCAAAGGGACCGCCTGGGACCAAAGTCCACTGTTCAAAAAACTGTACGAAGAAGAATACGGCACCTTCGGTGGCGAACCTTTCGGTTGTTTGGTCGGCGATTACCATTTCGACCACAGCCCGCAAGACGTCGAATTGCTCGGCGAGATGGCGAAGATCAGCGCTTCGGCGCATACGCCTTTTATCTCCGGTGTCGCGCCTTCAGTGTTGCAAATGGAAAGCTGGTCTGAACTCGCCAATCCGCGCGACTTGACCAAAATTTTCCAAACGCCCGAGTACGCCGCGTGGCGGTCGCTACGCGAATCGGACGATTCACGCTATATCGGTTTGGCAATGCCGCGCTTCCTGAGCCGTTTGCCTTACGGCTCCAAAACCGATCCGGTCGAAGAATTCGATTTTGAAGAAGATACCTCCGGAGCCGACAGCGGCAAATATACCTGGTCGAACGCGGCCTACGCGATGGCGGTCAACATCAACCGCTCGTTCAAATATTACGGCTGGTGTTCGCAGATTCGCGGCGTCGAGTCCGGCGGTGCAGTGGAAGGTTTGCCGGTGCATTCGTTTCCGACCGACGACGGCGGCGTCGATATGAAATGCCCGACCGAAATCGCGATTACCGACCGCCGCGAAGCGGAACTGGCGAAAAGCGGATTCATGCCGTTGCTGCATAAGAAGAATACCGACTTTGCCGCGTTTATTGGCGCACAGTCCTTACAAAAACCGGCCGAATACGAAGATCCGGATGCAACCGCCAACGCCAATTTGGCCGCGCGTCTGCCTTACCTGTTCGCGACCTGCCGCTTCGCCCATTATCTGAAATGCATCGTCCGCGACAAGATCGGTTCTTTCAAGGAAAGGGAGGATATGGAGTCCTGGTTGAATACCTGGATCAGCCAATACGTGCTGACCAATCCTGCCGTTGCTACCGAGAAAGACAAAGCGAGACGGCCTTTGGCCGGCGCCGAAGTGGTGGTGGAGGAAGTGGAAGGGAATCCCGGCTACTACCAATCCAAGTTTTTCTTGCGGCCGCATTACCAATTGGAAGGTCTGACGGTGTCTTTGCGTCTGACATCTAAATTGCCGTCGCAGAAAGGATAA
- the tssB gene encoding type VI secretion system contractile sheath small subunit has translation MQIEYDVELYGSEKKVQLPFVMGVMSDLSGKPSEPLAPVADRKLLEIDVDNFNDRLKSMKPRVAFQVANTLTGEGNLSVDITFESMDDFSPAAVAKKVAGLDKILEARTQLSNLITYMDGKTGAEELIAKLINDPTLLQTLAASAKPAESGAETTEGQGE, from the coding sequence GTGCAGATTGAATACGATGTCGAATTGTATGGTTCGGAGAAGAAGGTACAGTTGCCGTTTGTGATGGGGGTGATGTCCGATTTGTCCGGCAAGCCTTCCGAACCGTTGGCTCCCGTGGCCGACCGCAAATTGCTGGAAATCGACGTCGACAATTTCAACGATCGTTTGAAATCGATGAAGCCGCGCGTTGCGTTCCAGGTCGCCAATACCCTGACCGGCGAAGGCAATTTGAGCGTCGATATCACCTTTGAAAGCATGGACGATTTCTCGCCGGCCGCGGTCGCGAAAAAGGTCGCCGGTCTGGATAAAATCCTGGAGGCCAGAACTCAGCTGTCGAATCTGATCACTTACATGGACGGCAAAACCGGCGCCGAAGAACTGATCGCCAAACTAATTAACGATCCGACCTTGCTGCAAACCTTGGCGGCATCGGCCAAGCCAGCCGAATCCGGAGCTGAAACCACCGAAGGGCAAGGGGAATAA
- the tssA gene encoding type VI secretion system protein TssA — MADLSGLLNEISPDNPCGDNLEYDAARIALDTDIQGTPENQFTGEKAMPPNWRDIQKQTLALLERSRDLQVILYLIRALIPLEGLTGFRDGLGLLQESVNRYWDSIHPQLDPDDGLDPTLRINIIEELVNFDWIIRPLSLTPLVESKAVGRFCLRDIQYATDKLEPPEGVAKPDINAIKAAFLDVDGEELGATFRAIGESIASVAQLENFVSEKVGVGQGANLSALRSLLKEISYQFDQLAGSRLESEAESTEQNAEQDEVGATGGSAPAKVKQVSGAIESRADVVRTLDLLCKYYADYEPSSPVPILLQRAKYLATADFLSIVNNLMPDALSQIDLIKGPDLN, encoded by the coding sequence ATGGCCGATTTATCAGGCTTGTTAAACGAAATAAGCCCGGATAACCCCTGCGGCGACAACTTGGAATATGACGCCGCCCGGATTGCGTTGGACACCGATATTCAGGGCACGCCCGAAAATCAGTTTACCGGCGAAAAAGCGATGCCGCCCAACTGGCGCGATATCCAAAAACAAACCCTGGCATTGTTGGAGAGATCCAGAGATCTGCAGGTGATTTTGTACTTGATCAGAGCGTTGATTCCGTTGGAAGGCTTGACCGGTTTTCGCGACGGGCTCGGTCTGTTGCAGGAGTCGGTGAATCGGTATTGGGATAGCATTCACCCGCAACTCGACCCGGACGACGGCCTGGATCCGACGTTGCGGATCAATATCATCGAAGAGTTAGTGAATTTCGATTGGATCATCCGGCCCTTAAGTTTGACGCCGCTGGTCGAATCCAAAGCCGTAGGCCGTTTCTGTTTACGCGACATTCAGTATGCGACCGATAAGTTGGAGCCGCCGGAAGGCGTTGCCAAACCCGATATCAACGCCATCAAGGCCGCATTTTTGGATGTGGACGGTGAGGAATTGGGCGCAACGTTCCGGGCGATCGGCGAGAGTATTGCCAGCGTGGCGCAGTTAGAGAATTTTGTCAGCGAAAAAGTAGGTGTTGGCCAGGGCGCCAATTTGTCGGCGCTCCGATCCTTACTTAAAGAAATCAGTTACCAGTTCGACCAACTCGCCGGCAGCCGACTGGAAAGCGAAGCCGAAAGCACCGAACAGAATGCCGAGCAAGACGAAGTCGGCGCAACCGGTGGCAGCGCCCCGGCTAAAGTCAAACAAGTGTCCGGGGCGATAGAGTCGCGTGCGGATGTCGTTCGGACGTTAGACTTGCTCTGCAAATATTACGCCGACTACGAGCCTTCTAGCCCGGTGCCTATTTTGTTGCAACGTGCCAAGTATCTTGCTACCGCGGATTTCCTCAGCATAGTCAATAACCTGATGCCGGATGCGCTGTCGCAAATTGATCTAATCAAAGGTCCCGATCTGAACTAA
- the tagF gene encoding type VI secretion system-associated protein TagF, which produces MTNVEPATVGFFGKVPSLGDFVSRRLPRQFIEPWDQWLQSSLRASQDSLGDKWLSSFLVSPLWRFALGPGVCGNTAWAGVMMPSVDRVGRYYPLTLAQPVPSDAVMGLFLPETDWFAQLEDVALSVLGESFDLEAFDAAVSSISWNRHGPAHYFQGNSDADFRQPQGKWAVGFEMRDLSQSGLAYPYLSQALMARFLTCYSVWSSAGTQAGPANLLCCEGLPPIETYADFLKGIPQTTRSWQLHSHKQTLESRQINPAVVTKTEMAAESPPATPSWSSHGVSVVGNKRKHNEDAMLNSPTQGLWVVADGMGGHQSGDLASRLVVDSLSAMAPTESLDGQIEAALARLQKINEDLRRFASGLQQGDIIGTTVVALLACAAECAAIWAGDSRLYQLRGGRFRQLTRDHTLLDELMDSGLMTREVAEQQVGANVITRAVGGQQDLVLDVLRFRAEAGDRYLLCSDGLDKELSEAEIAASLALGDCREATDSLIDQALARSGRDNITVVVAQFG; this is translated from the coding sequence GTGACGAATGTCGAACCGGCAACAGTCGGTTTTTTCGGCAAAGTTCCTAGCTTGGGCGATTTTGTTAGCCGGCGCTTGCCCCGCCAATTCATCGAGCCCTGGGACCAATGGTTGCAATCGTCGTTGCGCGCCAGTCAGGATTCGCTGGGCGACAAGTGGCTATCGTCGTTTTTGGTCAGTCCTTTGTGGCGTTTCGCCCTCGGCCCCGGAGTTTGCGGCAACACTGCCTGGGCTGGCGTGATGATGCCCAGTGTCGACCGGGTCGGACGCTATTACCCGTTGACTTTGGCGCAGCCGGTGCCGAGCGACGCCGTGATGGGTTTGTTCCTGCCGGAGACGGATTGGTTCGCGCAATTGGAGGATGTGGCGCTGTCAGTTTTGGGCGAGTCCTTCGATTTGGAGGCATTCGACGCAGCGGTATCAAGTATTTCCTGGAACCGGCACGGTCCGGCCCATTATTTTCAAGGCAATTCTGATGCGGATTTCCGCCAACCCCAAGGTAAGTGGGCCGTTGGCTTCGAAATGCGTGATTTATCGCAAAGCGGGTTGGCGTATCCGTACTTGAGCCAAGCCTTGATGGCGAGGTTTTTAACGTGCTACAGCGTGTGGTCTTCGGCCGGCACCCAGGCCGGCCCTGCCAATCTGTTGTGTTGCGAAGGTTTGCCGCCCATCGAGACATATGCCGATTTTTTAAAAGGCATCCCGCAAACCACGCGCTCCTGGCAATTACACAGCCATAAACAAACTTTGGAATCTCGTCAGATCAATCCGGCGGTCGTGACAAAGACCGAAATGGCTGCCGAATCGCCCCCGGCTACTCCGAGCTGGTCTTCCCATGGTGTAAGCGTGGTTGGCAATAAGCGCAAACACAACGAGGATGCGATGCTGAATTCCCCGACGCAAGGGCTATGGGTCGTTGCCGATGGTATGGGAGGACACCAGTCAGGTGACCTGGCCAGCCGGCTGGTGGTTGACAGTCTATCGGCCATGGCGCCCACTGAGAGTTTAGACGGACAAATAGAAGCGGCATTAGCGCGTTTGCAAAAGATCAACGAAGATCTACGCCGTTTTGCCTCCGGCCTGCAGCAGGGCGACATCATCGGTACCACGGTTGTGGCGCTTCTGGCCTGCGCGGCGGAATGCGCCGCGATTTGGGCGGGGGATAGCCGGCTGTACCAACTGCGCGGAGGGCGATTCCGGCAACTGACCCGCGATCACACGCTATTAGACGAATTGATGGATTCAGGCTTGATGACTCGGGAAGTGGCCGAGCAGCAGGTCGGAGCGAATGTGATTACCCGTGCCGTGGGTGGACAGCAGGATCTGGTTTTGGATGTGCTGAGATTCCGGGCCGAGGCGGGCGACCGTTACTTACTGTGTAGCGATGGCTTGGACAAAGAATTGAGTGAAGCCGAAATCGCCGCTTCGCTGGCGCTCGGCGATTGTCGGGAAGCCACTGATAGTCTGATCGATCAGGCCTTGGCGCGCAGCGGTAGGGACAACATCACGGTCGTTGTCGCCCAATTCGGCTGA
- the tssM gene encoding type VI secretion system membrane subunit TssM — MERIFNFFKHKWVLELIGILFLSLMIWFIGPLVAIAGVAPLESELARGITIGVLVFVWLIYRLLAYRFSQQRDHKLMADLAGKEGNDSANDTEAAATAELDILGRGFEQALALLKTSGGKQQRSTQFLYEMPWYAIIGAPGSGKTTALINSGLHFPLAERLGTHSVKGVSGTRDCDWWFSDEAILLDTAGRYTTQDSHKEVDASAWQGFLLLLKKYRPRRPLNGVFVAVSVSDLMQQSEEELRQHAAAVRRRIMELNDRLGVQLPVYVLFTKADLIAGFNDFFANLTEDERSQVWGETFLRTEMATDNPAEHIQQFGRGYDELIERLTQRRLKRMQEERDVQRRAAIFDFPQQMMLFKTVATDFLQATFSTNRYEEPFLLRGVYFSSGTQEGTPIDRIMSALAASFRLERQAVPLLSGRGKSYFLTKLLKQVVFPEADLVGTDPRVERRYRLMTFAAYGATFAFVAIATIVWSISFTANKMAIADVDKQIEAYRASNIVAQDARSGFLALLPKLNALQAAGDVYRQAGWSTGFGLDQGDKIGSGVDMAYQRLLREGFAVQIVQRLQQRMQSDEGSNLDVLYQLLRVYLMFGEPQRMDVKVAQPWIKLDWEQMFATDPETQAKLQTHLDNLLALPLDPAAIDNNFVGAVRNKLSQIPLVNQVYSRFKSEALFDHSHDLIVAAQLAPNGGRVFVAANGKELDSIVVPGVFTAYGYTELFLKKGMSYVKEASEQNWVLGVETGNSLTEIDRLYGDFKRLYLADYQKAWDGVLAAVKFRPQAGTSQLVDTLDLLSRPDSPLKLLLELVEKNTSLSKLSADLADSLSKAAGAVAVPEAATQKLLAMAKQNEQGIDPVKALEAYFEPFNAQVRGGADRPAPIASALSSIKNLHDYLMQIGSASNAGGQALSTEAAKAAGGGIDPLQAAKMEFARLPGPIAASLNALTATGGQQIKSGAKNQLNEMLKTAVAIPCKAALSGRYPFAKNTPQDVLLADFGKVFAANGIVDQFFNANLKPFVDIAAVQWQELKSDNALGLAPASIRQFQIAAKIRDAFFPGGGAVPQVQFELKPLSLDDRVGTFRLNVEGQELVYRHGPEQLTKFQWPGSNNSAGVRVVFETLDGKQVSRAKDGAWALFRMFDEFNIEPTGLPDRFNLTVQVEGLSARFELHAASVNNPFGISEYQSFRCPEAL; from the coding sequence GTGGAACGGATATTCAATTTCTTCAAACATAAATGGGTGTTGGAACTGATCGGCATACTGTTCCTATCGCTAATGATCTGGTTTATCGGGCCGCTGGTGGCAATTGCCGGTGTCGCGCCGTTGGAATCTGAATTGGCCAGAGGAATAACGATCGGGGTATTAGTATTTGTCTGGCTGATTTATCGGCTATTGGCCTACCGCTTCTCGCAACAACGCGACCATAAGCTGATGGCCGATTTGGCCGGAAAGGAGGGCAATGATAGTGCTAACGATACGGAAGCCGCCGCCACCGCAGAGTTGGATATCTTAGGCCGAGGTTTTGAACAAGCGTTAGCGTTGTTGAAAACTAGTGGGGGTAAGCAACAGCGAAGTACCCAATTTCTGTACGAAATGCCTTGGTATGCAATTATCGGTGCGCCGGGGTCCGGTAAAACGACAGCATTGATCAATTCCGGTTTGCACTTCCCGTTGGCCGAGCGTTTGGGTACGCATTCGGTGAAAGGCGTCAGCGGTACCCGCGATTGCGATTGGTGGTTTTCCGACGAAGCGATATTGCTGGATACCGCCGGCCGCTACACCACGCAAGATAGTCATAAAGAGGTGGATGCGTCCGCTTGGCAGGGTTTCCTGCTGTTGCTTAAAAAATACCGGCCGCGCCGGCCATTAAACGGCGTATTCGTCGCGGTCAGCGTCAGCGACTTGATGCAACAGTCGGAAGAAGAATTGCGGCAGCATGCGGCGGCGGTCAGGCGCCGGATCATGGAGTTGAACGACCGCTTGGGTGTTCAGTTACCGGTTTACGTGTTGTTTACCAAAGCCGACTTAATTGCAGGTTTTAACGACTTTTTCGCCAACTTGACCGAAGACGAACGCAGCCAAGTATGGGGCGAAACTTTTCTGCGTACCGAAATGGCCACCGACAATCCGGCCGAACACATCCAGCAATTCGGACGTGGTTACGACGAGTTGATTGAGCGACTGACTCAGCGGCGTCTGAAACGGATGCAGGAAGAACGTGATGTTCAGCGGCGAGCGGCCATTTTCGATTTCCCGCAGCAAATGATGCTGTTCAAAACCGTTGCTACCGATTTTTTGCAGGCTACGTTTTCCACCAATCGTTATGAAGAACCGTTTCTATTGCGCGGCGTGTACTTCAGCAGCGGCACCCAGGAAGGCACCCCTATCGACCGCATCATGTCGGCGCTGGCCGCCAGTTTTAGACTCGAGCGCCAAGCAGTTCCTTTATTGAGTGGCCGCGGCAAAAGTTATTTTCTGACCAAATTGTTGAAACAGGTGGTGTTTCCGGAAGCGGACCTGGTCGGCACCGATCCGCGGGTGGAGCGCCGATATCGCCTGATGACGTTTGCCGCCTACGGCGCTACCTTTGCGTTTGTTGCAATCGCCACCATTGTTTGGTCAATCAGTTTTACCGCCAATAAAATGGCGATAGCCGACGTCGACAAACAAATCGAAGCCTACCGTGCCAGTAATATCGTCGCTCAAGACGCCCGAAGCGGATTTTTGGCCTTGTTGCCGAAGCTAAACGCACTGCAGGCGGCGGGCGATGTTTATCGCCAAGCCGGCTGGAGTACAGGTTTTGGATTGGATCAAGGCGACAAGATCGGCTCCGGTGTGGACATGGCCTACCAGCGCTTGTTGAGGGAGGGCTTTGCGGTACAGATCGTCCAGCGCTTGCAACAACGCATGCAGAGCGACGAAGGTAGCAACCTGGATGTGTTATACCAGTTATTGCGAGTTTATCTGATGTTCGGCGAACCCCAACGGATGGATGTCAAGGTGGCTCAGCCCTGGATCAAGCTGGATTGGGAACAAATGTTCGCCACCGATCCGGAAACTCAAGCGAAATTGCAGACCCATTTGGATAATTTGCTGGCTTTGCCGTTGGATCCTGCCGCGATCGATAACAACTTTGTCGGCGCGGTTCGCAACAAACTGAGCCAAATACCGTTGGTCAATCAAGTCTACAGTCGCTTTAAAAGCGAGGCTTTGTTTGACCATAGCCACGATTTGATCGTTGCCGCCCAATTGGCGCCAAATGGCGGCCGGGTTTTCGTTGCGGCCAATGGCAAAGAGTTGGACTCAATCGTGGTGCCCGGGGTGTTCACCGCTTATGGCTATACCGAGCTGTTTTTGAAAAAGGGTATGTCTTACGTCAAGGAAGCCAGCGAACAGAACTGGGTATTGGGTGTCGAAACCGGCAATTCCTTGACCGAAATCGACCGCTTGTACGGCGATTTCAAACGGTTGTATCTGGCCGATTATCAAAAAGCCTGGGATGGCGTCTTGGCCGCGGTCAAATTCCGGCCGCAAGCCGGGACCAGCCAGCTGGTCGACACACTGGATCTGTTGTCCAGACCGGACTCGCCGTTGAAATTGTTGCTGGAGTTGGTCGAAAAAAATACTTCACTGAGCAAACTCTCGGCAGACTTGGCCGACAGCCTGAGCAAAGCCGCCGGCGCTGTCGCGGTGCCGGAGGCCGCTACCCAGAAATTGTTGGCGATGGCCAAACAGAACGAGCAAGGCATCGATCCGGTTAAAGCGTTAGAAGCTTATTTCGAGCCGTTTAACGCGCAAGTGCGCGGCGGTGCCGACCGTCCGGCGCCGATCGCTTCGGCGCTCTCCAGTATTAAAAATCTGCATGACTATTTGATGCAAATCGGCTCGGCCAGCAATGCCGGCGGCCAGGCTCTATCCACCGAAGCTGCCAAAGCCGCAGGCGGCGGCATTGATCCGCTGCAGGCGGCGAAGATGGAATTCGCCCGCTTACCGGGGCCTATTGCGGCCTCTTTAAACGCCTTGACCGCCACTGGCGGTCAACAAATCAAGAGCGGTGCAAAAAACCAGCTCAACGAAATGTTGAAAACCGCCGTAGCAATTCCCTGTAAGGCTGCCTTGTCCGGCCGCTATCCATTTGCGAAAAATACGCCTCAGGATGTGTTGTTGGCCGATTTTGGCAAGGTGTTTGCGGCTAACGGTATCGTCGACCAGTTTTTCAATGCCAATTTGAAACCTTTCGTCGATATTGCCGCTGTGCAGTGGCAAGAACTTAAATCCGATAACGCTCTGGGCTTGGCCCCGGCCAGCATTCGCCAATTCCAGATTGCCGCCAAAATCCGCGATGCGTTTTTCCCGGGTGGCGGTGCCGTGCCGCAAGTCCAGTTTGAATTGAAGCCGCTGTCCTTAGACGACCGGGTCGGGACTTTCCGGCTGAATGTCGAAGGCCAGGAATTGGTCTATCGCCACGGGCCGGAACAGCTGACTAAATTTCAATGGCCGGGAAGCAATAACAGCGCCGGAGTGCGAGTGGTATTCGAAACCCTGGACGGCAAACAAGTCAGCCGTGCCAAAGACGGGGCCTGGGCGCTGTTTCGTATGTTTGATGAATTCAACATTGAGCCGACAGGCCTGCCTGACCGCTTCAATCTGACCGTGCAAGTAGAAGGCCTCAGCGCCCGTTTCGAATTGCACGCCGCGAGCGTAAACAATCCGTTCGGCATTAGCGAATACCAAAGCTTCCGCTGCCCGGAGGCCTTGTGA
- the icmH gene encoding type IVB secretion system protein IcmH/DotU: MDLAAGLLSLAARLKTMVAYSAIDELKQKLAKELSEFENRALASGLQQEQVRIASYGLCAFLDEIIQNTPWGSQSNWGHQSLLIVFHKEAWGGERFFQILDQLVRQPAQNLALIELCYVLLSFGFEGKYRIMANGMNELEKQRLELYQLIQRVRGDSPPELSPRWQGQKTAVQPLLNRIPLWVFATIAAGLALLCYLGFVFFINAASDPTYKELLKLSKEPISLAALESTAPAVPASPSPMPNRAQRFIPLLHDEIASNMVEVVDDSVIRIRNSFPSGSDQVKPEFIPMLKKIAKELENQQDSILVTGHTDDKPIVSARFPSNWHLSTARAKNVLAILVASAQLRGTARAEGRADGEPLVPNDSAEHRALNRRVDILIK, from the coding sequence TTGGATTTGGCTGCCGGCCTACTTTCGCTGGCCGCCAGATTAAAGACAATGGTCGCGTATTCGGCAATCGACGAATTAAAACAAAAACTCGCTAAGGAACTCAGCGAATTCGAGAACCGTGCACTTGCCTCAGGTTTACAACAAGAGCAAGTGCGTATCGCCAGCTATGGCCTTTGTGCCTTTCTCGACGAAATTATCCAGAACACCCCGTGGGGATCACAAAGCAATTGGGGGCATCAAAGCTTGTTGATCGTGTTTCACAAGGAAGCCTGGGGGGGAGAGCGATTTTTTCAGATTCTCGATCAATTGGTAAGACAACCTGCACAAAATTTGGCTTTGATCGAGCTTTGTTATGTTTTATTGAGTTTCGGTTTCGAAGGCAAATACCGAATCATGGCTAACGGTATGAACGAGTTGGAAAAGCAACGGCTTGAACTATACCAATTGATCCAACGCGTTCGCGGAGACAGCCCGCCGGAATTGTCACCTCGCTGGCAAGGCCAGAAAACAGCAGTACAGCCGCTGCTAAACCGTATCCCTTTATGGGTGTTCGCAACCATAGCGGCCGGATTGGCCTTGCTGTGTTATTTGGGCTTTGTGTTCTTTATCAACGCCGCCTCAGATCCAACCTACAAAGAACTGCTCAAGTTGAGTAAGGAACCGATTTCGCTGGCTGCGCTGGAGTCTACTGCGCCGGCCGTCCCGGCGAGCCCATCGCCGATGCCAAACCGGGCGCAACGTTTTATTCCGCTATTGCACGACGAGATCGCCAGCAACATGGTAGAAGTAGTCGACGATAGCGTTATCCGTATCCGCAATTCATTTCCATCAGGTAGCGATCAGGTTAAACCCGAATTCATTCCGATGTTGAAAAAGATCGCTAAGGAACTCGAGAATCAGCAAGACTCGATACTCGTCACCGGGCATACAGATGATAAACCCATCGTGTCAGCCCGGTTTCCCTCCAATTGGCATTTGTCGACGGCGCGAGCCAAGAATGTATTGGCTATTTTGGTCGCTTCCGCTCAGTTGCGCGGAACCGCCCGGGCCGAGGGGCGCGCAGATGGAGAGCCGCTGGTGCCCAACGACAGCGCAGAACATCGCGCGCTTAACCGCCGTGTCGACATCCTGATTAAGTGA